From the genome of Desulfobaculum xiamenense, one region includes:
- a CDS encoding glycerophosphodiester phosphodiesterase yields the protein MFFSFRTREAWPLVCAHRGARSIAPENTLAAAKAGLAAGADFWELDVQMTADGELVVHHDDELTRTTDAAVRAELTHLAPYRADALALNEIRQLDAGSWFVDRDPYGTIATGEVEAPDALRGVHVPTLREALIFSRDNAFPVNIEIKDHAGRPGDATVTDKIIDCVRELGMPRMVLLSSFNHGYLRRARELAPEIPRGVLVEGSLPEAPVRYAADLGAAAFHPDHTLLVPILVSAFRAAGIAVNTWTVNGEDRAEELAAMGVNALITDWPQRFVPYLQGWEGTPS from the coding sequence CGCCCACCGTGGCGCACGTTCCATCGCCCCCGAAAACACGCTCGCCGCCGCAAAGGCCGGGCTTGCCGCCGGGGCGGACTTCTGGGAGCTCGACGTGCAGATGACCGCCGACGGCGAACTGGTGGTCCATCATGACGACGAACTCACGCGCACCACGGACGCCGCCGTCCGCGCGGAGCTGACCCATCTCGCCCCATACCGCGCCGACGCGCTAGCCCTGAACGAAATCCGCCAGCTCGACGCCGGATCATGGTTCGTGGACCGCGACCCCTACGGCACCATCGCCACCGGCGAGGTCGAAGCGCCCGATGCGCTACGCGGCGTACACGTGCCCACCCTGCGCGAGGCGCTCATCTTCTCGCGCGACAACGCCTTTCCCGTGAACATCGAAATCAAGGACCACGCCGGACGCCCCGGCGACGCGACAGTCACCGACAAGATCATCGACTGCGTGCGCGAACTGGGCATGCCCCGCATGGTACTCCTCTCGTCCTTCAATCACGGCTACCTCCGCCGGGCGCGAGAACTCGCCCCGGAAATCCCGCGCGGGGTGCTCGTTGAAGGCTCGCTGCCGGAAGCCCCAGTCCGTTACGCGGCAGACCTCGGCGCGGCGGCCTTCCATCCGGACCACACGCTCCTCGTCCCCATCCTCGTCTCGGCATTTCGCGCGGCGGGCATCGCCGTGAACACGTGGACCGTCAACGGCGAGGACCGGGCAGAGGAACTGGCGGCAATGGGCGTCAACGCACTGATCACGGACTGGCCGCAGCGCTTCGTTCCCTATCTACAGGGTTGGGAAGGCACGCCAAGCTGA
- the mobA gene encoding molybdenum cofactor guanylyltransferase — protein sequence MREHEFHPVQPPLSAAILAGGHGERLGGADKALIAIDGESLLERQTHILRQLSDDIMIAGHCGGPLPPSLRRVPDMLPVAGPLAGIHSALVHARHEWVLVVPCDAPFLNPDLLRMLRDAATDDCDAAVPRQDDGFWHPLTAVYSRACIPAIEALAAQGMRQVIRLFDHVRTRAVAIDALRGADPQLASFVNINTPDDMAALREGRASAPITLGTKPKRW from the coding sequence ATGCGCGAACATGAATTCCATCCCGTCCAGCCGCCCCTGTCCGCCGCCATTCTGGCCGGTGGCCACGGCGAACGCCTCGGCGGCGCGGACAAGGCCCTCATCGCCATCGACGGCGAATCCCTGCTGGAGCGACAGACACACATCCTGCGCCAGCTTTCGGACGACATCATGATCGCCGGGCACTGCGGCGGACCGCTGCCGCCGTCCCTGCGCCGCGTGCCCGACATGCTCCCCGTGGCAGGACCGCTGGCGGGCATCCACTCTGCCCTCGTCCACGCCCGGCACGAATGGGTCCTCGTGGTCCCGTGCGACGCACCCTTTCTCAATCCCGACCTGCTGCGCATGCTGCGCGACGCCGCGACCGACGACTGCGACGCCGCCGTACCCCGACAGGATGACGGATTCTGGCATCCGCTGACCGCCGTCTATTCCCGCGCCTGCATCCCGGCCATCGAGGCGCTGGCCGCGCAGGGCATGCGGCAGGTCATCCGCCTGTTCGACCACGTCCGCACCCGCGCCGTCGCCATCGACGCCCTACGGGGCGCGGACCCGCAACTCGCCTCCTTCGTCAACATCAACACCCCTGACGACATGGCCGCCCTGCGCGAGGGCCGCGCGAGCGCTCCCATCACCCTCGGCACCAAGCCCAAACGCTGGTAG
- the gluQRS gene encoding tRNA glutamyl-Q(34) synthetase GluQRS, whose amino-acid sequence MDSTVHQPKAPVRGRLAPSPTGHLHLGNIWSFLLCWLDVRSAGGTLVLRMEDIDPDRSRPEYAEDIMRDLEWLGIDWDEGPDRGGPYGPYTQSERLDRYAEVMDRLESMGLTYPCFCTRKELRSLASAPHAGDFGPAYPGTCLHLSPAQRAALVAEGRHATIRLHGTHDNVSFTDRLRGTVTMSWAECGGDFPLRRSDGVVSYQLAVAVDDMDQRITSVVRGDDILHCTPRQILLHELLGATPPLYAHVPLVLDAQGERLAKRHRHYEIRMLRERGVSAQAIIGYLAARAGLLAAPAPARPQDFAAGFDIARIAPVPVILEPDIEDILAELSRR is encoded by the coding sequence ATGGACAGCACGGTTCACCAGCCCAAAGCCCCGGTTCGCGGCAGGCTCGCGCCAAGCCCCACCGGGCATCTGCATCTCGGCAACATCTGGTCCTTCCTGCTCTGCTGGCTCGACGTGCGCAGCGCGGGCGGCACGCTCGTCCTGCGCATGGAGGACATCGACCCGGACCGCTCTCGCCCCGAGTACGCCGAAGACATCATGCGCGACCTCGAATGGCTAGGCATCGACTGGGACGAAGGCCCGGACCGCGGCGGTCCCTACGGGCCCTACACCCAGAGCGAACGGCTGGACCGCTACGCCGAGGTCATGGACCGGCTGGAATCCATGGGACTCACCTATCCCTGCTTCTGCACGCGCAAGGAACTGCGCTCCCTCGCGTCCGCACCGCACGCCGGGGACTTCGGCCCCGCCTATCCCGGCACCTGCCTGCATCTTTCGCCCGCACAGCGCGCCGCCCTCGTCGCCGAGGGCCGCCACGCCACCATCCGCCTGCACGGCACGCACGACAATGTCAGCTTCACCGACCGCCTGCGCGGCACCGTGACCATGAGCTGGGCCGAATGCGGCGGAGACTTTCCCCTGCGCCGCTCCGACGGCGTCGTGTCCTACCAGCTTGCCGTGGCCGTGGACGACATGGACCAGCGCATCACGTCCGTGGTGCGCGGGGACGACATCCTGCACTGCACACCGCGCCAGATTCTGCTGCACGAACTGCTGGGCGCGACACCACCGCTCTACGCCCACGTTCCCCTCGTCCTCGACGCGCAGGGCGAACGACTGGCCAAACGCCACCGCCACTACGAAATCCGCATGCTACGCGAACGTGGCGTGTCCGCGCAGGCCATCATCGGCTATCTCGCGGCACGCGCCGGTCTCCTCGCCGCGCCAGCCCCGGCCCGCCCACAGGATTTCGCCGCCGGGTTCGACATCGCGCGCATCGCGCCGGTCCCGGTCATCCTCGAACCGGACATCGAGGACATCCTCGCCGAGCTGTCGCGCCGCTGA
- a CDS encoding polysaccharide deacetylase family protein encodes MNSRLSRMLVQLVALAVTLSILSACATTSRRVVSTTRSSRTYTVVKPRAGDSLSSLANRFLGDPRKGWVIGDFNETVEVSPERFLIVPLTPVYRGGLSADGYQRVPVLAYGAFNETGRDVFAIDRAGFAEQMRYLKDNGYTPITLAEFVRFMTFEDQIPERSVLITIDDVGQNTYEVAFDVLKSFGFPATVFVCTDLLAERQGALDWNRIREMRDAGLSIQHRTKTLRNLTRRMTGETLEDYIVAVDRELTVASLAFRAELGEEPQWFAYPYGATNEMVIELLKKNGFRGAFTLGGGAVPFFADDYRMDRITVSGDYSLDQFVKLLDTGAAHPGGGGVIPSMQALFDPSGGDPYEAVSARFLELAKEREQAGDNMMALEYFRITGTLNRNAPGVRKSAIEVRDRVAADAVEHLVAARAARDGGNADEAVAEYLEALRHDPENAEALGELKDMMTLETGRAYEITQNDVLRRIAEREYGNSDVEILLSKINNISVAEILEPGERIVLPLLSAELLQVSEEAAKATPAVTVVHPEEPSGAGVAHAAVPVAAPVAEVPMADRIAPLVAMCKLQFANGNYETVASITDEILQMDPGHADAVEIQRASYYAMATDYYKQGSNVRAMRMLRNLPGSYKDTAARMADVQKALDDSAEPLYLQGVNAFINEDLEKAVESWELTLQANPWHKKAKQDLDKARKLLEAVRGL; translated from the coding sequence GTGAACAGCCGCTTGTCGCGCATGCTTGTGCAGCTGGTCGCGCTGGCCGTGACCCTGTCCATCCTGTCCGCCTGCGCCACCACGTCGCGCCGGGTGGTCAGCACCACCCGCTCGTCGCGCACGTATACGGTGGTCAAGCCACGGGCTGGCGATTCGCTGTCCTCGCTGGCCAATCGATTTTTGGGCGATCCGCGCAAGGGATGGGTCATCGGCGACTTCAACGAGACGGTCGAGGTCTCGCCCGAGCGCTTCCTCATCGTCCCGCTGACGCCGGTCTATCGCGGCGGTCTGTCGGCTGATGGCTACCAGCGGGTTCCCGTGCTCGCCTATGGCGCGTTCAACGAAACAGGACGCGACGTGTTCGCCATCGACAGGGCGGGCTTCGCGGAGCAGATGCGCTATCTGAAGGACAATGGCTACACGCCGATCACCCTTGCCGAGTTCGTGCGCTTCATGACCTTCGAGGACCAGATTCCGGAGCGCTCCGTGCTCATCACCATCGACGACGTGGGGCAGAACACCTACGAGGTCGCCTTTGACGTCCTGAAGTCCTTCGGTTTCCCGGCCACGGTCTTCGTGTGTACGGACCTGTTGGCGGAGCGGCAGGGCGCGCTGGACTGGAACCGCATCCGCGAGATGCGCGACGCGGGGCTGTCCATCCAGCACCGCACCAAGACCCTGCGTAACCTGACGCGCCGGATGACCGGCGAAACGCTTGAGGATTACATTGTGGCGGTGGACCGCGAACTGACCGTGGCGTCCCTCGCCTTTCGCGCCGAACTGGGAGAGGAGCCGCAATGGTTCGCCTATCCCTACGGTGCCACTAACGAGATGGTCATCGAATTGCTGAAGAAGAATGGCTTTCGTGGGGCCTTCACTCTTGGTGGTGGGGCGGTTCCGTTCTTCGCGGATGACTACCGCATGGACCGCATCACCGTCTCGGGGGATTATTCGCTGGATCAGTTCGTCAAGCTTCTGGATACCGGAGCCGCGCATCCGGGCGGCGGGGGCGTCATTCCGTCCATGCAGGCGCTGTTCGACCCTTCGGGCGGCGATCCCTACGAGGCCGTGTCCGCGCGGTTTCTCGAACTCGCCAAGGAGCGCGAGCAGGCGGGCGACAACATGATGGCCCTCGAATACTTCCGCATCACCGGAACGCTGAATCGCAACGCTCCGGGGGTGCGCAAAAGCGCCATCGAGGTGCGGGACCGGGTGGCGGCTGACGCCGTGGAGCATCTGGTGGCGGCCCGCGCGGCGCGAGATGGTGGGAATGCCGATGAGGCCGTGGCCGAGTATCTTGAGGCATTGCGCCATGACCCGGAGAATGCTGAAGCGCTCGGCGAACTGAAGGACATGATGACCCTCGAAACGGGCAGGGCATATGAGATTACGCAGAATGACGTCCTGCGACGCATAGCAGAGCGCGAGTACGGCAATTCCGATGTCGAAATTTTGCTGTCCAAGATCAACAACATCTCCGTGGCCGAGATTCTGGAGCCGGGCGAACGCATCGTGCTGCCCCTTCTGTCGGCGGAACTGTTGCAGGTCAGCGAGGAGGCGGCCAAGGCCACACCGGCGGTGACTGTCGTACATCCCGAGGAGCCGTCCGGAGCGGGAGTCGCCCACGCCGCAGTGCCGGTGGCTGCGCCCGTCGCCGAAGTGCCCATGGCGGACCGCATCGCGCCGCTGGTGGCCATGTGCAAGCTCCAGTTCGCCAATGGCAACTACGAGACCGTCGCCTCCATCACGGATGAGATTCTCCAGATGGACCCTGGGCATGCGGACGCCGTGGAGATCCAGCGCGCGTCGTACTACGCCATGGCCACGGACTACTACAAGCAGGGTAGCAACGTGCGCGCCATGAGGATGTTGCGCAATCTGCCCGGTAGCTACAAGGATACCGCCGCCAGAATGGCCGACGTGCAGAAGGCGCTGGATGACTCGGCGGAGCCGCTCTATCTGCAGGGCGTCAACGCCTTCATCAACGAGGATTTGGAGAAGGCCGTGGAGTCGTGGGAACTGACGCTTCAGGCCAACCCGTGGCACAAGAAGGCCAAGCAGGATCTGGACAAGGCGCGAAAGCTCCTCGAAGCTGTGCGCGGTCTCTAG
- a CDS encoding adenylate/guanylate cyclase domain-containing protein has protein sequence MSFFRELSEKMREMSAPDELMGEVLTREGVITEAQLAKAVEHQQAAEQRGEPENLAKAVVCLGFAEEGRVLGVLNRAYGIEAKSVDEDIEKLIEEQANRNFFTRMRVPIRFKLSVTLAFFLLLSMFVLSYFLLQRQANNLYKESIKAGKISLTYFADEAKVPIINEDTLRLNSLVRKVTEVEGLLYAAIVDRENLTLAHNDLQKVGKPLTLPGRVGAETQEGNLSYFRRVTVDGREILNMSSPVTFQGKELGTVHVGISLDFIQDRIAHEKVFIYVVTVAFFLAGMAVAGLLGTNFSRPISRLVVATREISSGNYHHKVDFKRKDEFGDLARAFNFMSHELWLKSIMRESFGRYVSTTIRDLILADPQSVWLKGVRNEATIMFADVRGFTKYSEAHEPEVVVEQLNEFFDTAAKYIAQYGGYIDKFIGDEVLAVFGGLPNSTGDHAQNAVRASWAMQQELASRASDRNPVLGRVGVSINTGTVVSGNIGSEVRMEYTVIGDSVNVASRLNGLAGPGEIVLSESTFERVQSFVAASQLQPQMVKGKTAPLQPYSVDRVLAPDEGPAPPPKLFSGTGVAAPPPPKAGPAAAAPPPPPKTRPVAPSAPDAGKTAAPRPSAPKPAGAKPAGAKPAQPAARPAPKQAPSASGTPQDTQQRPAPKPGPPKK, from the coding sequence ATGTCCTTTTTCAGGGAACTATCGGAGAAGATGCGCGAGATGTCCGCGCCTGATGAACTGATGGGCGAGGTGCTCACGCGTGAAGGGGTGATAACCGAGGCCCAGCTGGCCAAGGCCGTGGAACATCAGCAGGCGGCAGAGCAGCGCGGCGAGCCGGAGAATCTCGCCAAGGCTGTTGTCTGTCTCGGATTTGCCGAAGAAGGCCGCGTGCTGGGGGTGCTGAACCGAGCATACGGCATCGAGGCCAAATCCGTGGATGAGGACATCGAGAAGCTCATCGAGGAGCAGGCGAACAGGAATTTCTTCACGCGCATGCGGGTACCCATCAGGTTCAAGCTCTCGGTCACGCTGGCCTTCTTCCTGCTTCTGTCCATGTTCGTCCTCAGCTATTTCCTGCTCCAGCGTCAGGCCAACAATCTCTACAAGGAAAGCATCAAGGCCGGGAAGATCAGCCTGACCTACTTCGCGGACGAGGCCAAGGTCCCGATCATCAACGAGGACACGCTGCGGCTCAATTCGCTGGTGCGCAAGGTTACCGAGGTGGAGGGGCTGCTTTATGCAGCCATCGTGGACCGCGAGAATCTGACCCTCGCCCACAACGACCTTCAGAAGGTGGGTAAGCCCCTTACCCTGCCGGGGCGAGTGGGAGCGGAAACGCAGGAGGGCAACCTGTCCTACTTCCGGCGCGTCACCGTGGACGGCAGGGAAATCCTCAACATGTCCAGTCCTGTTACCTTTCAGGGCAAGGAGCTGGGCACGGTCCATGTGGGCATATCGCTGGACTTCATTCAGGACCGCATAGCCCACGAGAAGGTGTTTATCTACGTGGTCACCGTGGCCTTTTTCCTCGCGGGGATGGCCGTGGCCGGGCTGCTCGGCACCAACTTTTCGCGGCCCATTTCGCGGCTGGTGGTGGCCACGCGCGAGATTTCCAGCGGAAATTACCATCACAAGGTTGATTTCAAGCGCAAGGACGAGTTTGGCGACCTCGCCCGCGCGTTCAATTTCATGAGCCATGAGCTGTGGCTCAAGTCCATCATGCGCGAGAGCTTCGGGCGTTACGTGTCCACCACCATCCGTGACCTCATCCTTGCGGACCCGCAGAGCGTGTGGCTCAAGGGCGTGCGCAACGAGGCCACCATCATGTTCGCCGACGTGCGCGGATTCACCAAGTATTCCGAGGCACACGAGCCGGAGGTCGTCGTCGAGCAGTTGAACGAATTCTTCGACACCGCAGCAAAATATATCGCCCAGTACGGCGGCTACATCGACAAGTTCATCGGCGACGAGGTGCTGGCCGTGTTCGGCGGGTTGCCCAATTCCACGGGTGACCACGCGCAGAACGCCGTGCGCGCCTCGTGGGCCATGCAACAGGAGCTGGCGTCGCGCGCGTCGGACCGCAATCCGGTCCTCGGGCGCGTGGGCGTGTCCATCAATACCGGTACCGTGGTTTCGGGCAACATCGGCTCCGAGGTGCGCATGGAGTACACGGTCATCGGCGACTCCGTGAACGTGGCCTCACGCCTGAACGGATTGGCCGGGCCGGGGGAAATCGTGCTCAGCGAATCGACCTTCGAGCGTGTGCAGAGCTTCGTGGCCGCATCGCAGCTTCAGCCGCAGATGGTCAAGGGCAAGACCGCACCCTTGCAGCCCTACAGCGTGGACCGGGTGCTCGCCCCGGACGAGGGGCCAGCTCCGCCGCCGAAGTTGTTTTCAGGGACCGGGGTGGCCGCACCGCCGCCGCCCAAGGCCGGGCCTGCCGCCGCCGCGCCGCCTCCGCCGCCGAAGACGCGCCCCGTTGCTCCGTCGGCTCCTGATGCGGGAAAGACGGCAGCTCCCAGACCTTCCGCGCCAAAACCGGCGGGAGCGAAACCGGCGGGAGCGAAACCGGCCCAGCCAGCGGCAAGGCCCGCTCCGAAGCAGGCTCCGTCCGCATCCGGCACACCGCAGGACACCCAACAGCGGCCCGCGCCCAAGCCCGGACCGCCCAAAAAGTGA
- a CDS encoding ATP-dependent helicase, whose amino-acid sequence MIDFRKELNPAQREAVETLDGPVLVIAGAGSGKTRTIVYRMANIVQQGHSPDSILLLTFTRKAAQEMLDRASLLLGAQGLYGVTGGTFHSFAYAWLRRYAEAMGAKNGLTVMDQSDAEGILRDIRDDLRLGKGDRSFPKRSTLLSLISKSRNKEMPIADILRGEAYHLSRYEDEIGLVAKGYESFKTRHGLLDYDDLLFGLERLLSDHAPALELARARYRFVMVDEFQDTNLVQARIVRLLAGDGGNVMAVGDDAQSIYAFRGANVHNILDFPNQFPGAKIIRLEQNYRSAQPVLDLTNAILEQAQLKFRKHLFSERKDGPLPQVFRTLSDRSQANAVVNKVLELSKKYPLHEIAVLFRAGYHSYPVEVALNKLGMRFQKFGGLRFSEAAHIKDVLGFMRLGQNPADVPSWQRVLSHIKGVGPKTVGRIYEAVLAGDNAHLAGVRRRSPEIGEVLDFLDEQRALGGTPAAMLARVLEFYTPILERKYPDDYPQRRSGLEQLERIASQYSDLEAFLGDISLENPQDEDERGKEHALVLSTVHSSKGLEWSVVLVIDLVQDRFPSRHALNSADDLEEERRLLYVACTRARDYLGLFVPSTVYNQYNHSSEPALESPFLAELPETVYESWRENFSGTMSRARDAAPAQALASPRSFGASAPAAPSAPATGKVPPSRLGYCRHKIFGRGKIVATVDGDKYRVNFPGFGLKVILANFLELE is encoded by the coding sequence ATGATAGATTTCAGGAAAGAATTGAATCCGGCCCAGCGCGAGGCCGTGGAGACTCTCGACGGCCCGGTGCTGGTCATTGCCGGTGCCGGTTCGGGCAAGACCCGCACCATCGTCTACCGTATGGCCAACATCGTGCAGCAGGGCCATTCGCCGGACAGCATCCTGCTTCTGACCTTCACCCGCAAGGCGGCGCAGGAGATGCTCGACAGGGCAAGCCTGCTGCTCGGTGCGCAGGGACTGTACGGTGTCACCGGCGGCACCTTCCATTCCTTCGCCTACGCGTGGCTGCGTCGCTATGCCGAGGCGATGGGCGCGAAGAATGGCCTGACGGTCATGGACCAGTCCGATGCCGAAGGCATCCTGCGCGACATTCGCGACGATCTGCGCCTTGGCAAGGGCGACCGCTCGTTCCCCAAGCGCAGCACGCTGCTGTCGCTCATCAGCAAGAGCCGTAACAAGGAAATGCCCATCGCCGACATCCTGCGCGGTGAGGCCTACCACCTGTCGCGCTACGAGGACGAGATCGGCCTCGTGGCCAAGGGCTACGAGAGCTTTAAGACGCGTCACGGCCTGCTTGACTATGACGATCTGCTTTTCGGCCTCGAACGGCTGCTCTCGGACCACGCTCCGGCGTTGGAACTGGCCCGTGCGCGCTACCGCTTCGTCATGGTCGACGAATTTCAGGACACCAACCTTGTGCAGGCGCGCATCGTCCGGCTTCTGGCCGGGGATGGCGGCAACGTCATGGCCGTGGGCGACGACGCCCAGTCCATCTACGCCTTTCGCGGGGCCAACGTGCACAACATTCTGGATTTCCCCAACCAGTTCCCCGGCGCGAAGATCATCCGGCTGGAGCAGAACTACCGTTCCGCCCAGCCCGTGCTGGATCTGACCAACGCCATCCTCGAACAGGCGCAGCTGAAGTTCCGCAAGCACCTGTTCTCCGAGCGCAAGGACGGTCCGCTTCCGCAGGTTTTCCGCACCCTGTCGGACCGCTCGCAGGCCAACGCAGTGGTGAACAAGGTTCTGGAGTTGTCCAAGAAGTACCCGCTGCACGAGATCGCCGTGCTGTTCCGCGCGGGCTATCACTCCTACCCTGTGGAAGTGGCCCTGAACAAGCTTGGCATGCGTTTTCAGAAGTTCGGCGGCCTGCGGTTCTCCGAGGCGGCGCACATCAAGGACGTGCTCGGCTTCATGCGCCTCGGCCAGAATCCGGCGGACGTGCCTTCGTGGCAGCGCGTGCTGTCGCACATCAAGGGCGTGGGACCGAAGACGGTGGGGCGCATCTATGAGGCGGTTTTAGCGGGAGACAACGCCCACCTCGCCGGAGTGCGCAGGCGTTCGCCCGAGATCGGCGAAGTTCTCGATTTTCTCGACGAGCAACGCGCGCTTGGGGGGACCCCAGCGGCCATGCTCGCCCGCGTGCTCGAATTCTACACGCCGATTCTCGAACGCAAGTATCCGGACGACTATCCGCAGCGCCGGTCAGGGCTTGAGCAGCTGGAGCGCATCGCCTCGCAGTATTCGGACCTTGAGGCCTTTCTTGGCGACATCAGCCTTGAGAATCCGCAGGACGAGGACGAGCGGGGCAAGGAGCACGCGCTGGTTCTGTCCACGGTGCATTCCTCCAAGGGCCTCGAATGGTCGGTCGTGCTGGTCATCGACCTCGTGCAGGACCGCTTCCCCTCGCGCCATGCGCTGAACAGCGCCGACGACCTTGAGGAGGAGCGCAGGCTGCTCTACGTGGCCTGTACGCGCGCCCGCGATTATCTGGGGCTGTTCGTGCCGTCCACGGTCTACAATCAGTACAATCACTCAAGCGAGCCGGCCCTCGAAAGCCCGTTTCTCGCCGAGTTGCCGGAAACCGTGTACGAGTCGTGGCGTGAGAATTTCTCGGGGACCATGTCCCGCGCCCGCGATGCCGCACCGGCGCAGGCCCTGGCCTCGCCGCGCTCCTTTGGCGCGTCCGCACCCGCCGCACCCTCCGCCCCGGCTACCGGAAAGGTGCCGCCCTCACGCCTCGGCTATTGCCGACACAAAATCTTCGGGCGCGGAAAGATTGTCGCCACCGTGGATGGCGACAAGTACCGCGTCAATTTCCCCGGCTTCGGCCTCAAGGTCATTCTGGCCAACTTCCTCGAACTCGAATAG
- a CDS encoding alkaline phosphatase family protein, translating into MQTTERPRMVVLGLDGMPLSLLRELCEAGVTPHLARLALSAQAHEMRAELPELSPVNWTSFATAAGPEEHGVFGFTRIDPRSYAVGIVDSTAVRVPTIFDRIGERGLSSRVVNLPNMYPARPMRGMLVAGFVAPELSRAVFPPFLAGQLRAMNYRLEADTVRGRDNHDLLLSELSATLDARLAALDLFWRDMAWDLFVFVLTEPDRLFHFLFPAMRDVAHPLHGACMELFRHLDRVAGALLERYDALPGPKRLVALADHGFTDLVTEVDMNAWLAGHGYLRLEGHALSELDASVITPSTTAFALDPGRIYLHTAERFARGRLGAVDAMALRHRLREELLRMEYAGRPVMRAVHLREELYPGPMAPFAPDLVCEAQPGMSLTAKFDGRSVFGLHGRSGAHAADGAFFYDSAGERAHTTRDAGRLVLDFFGCSTQY; encoded by the coding sequence ATGCAAACGACCGAACGTCCCCGCATGGTCGTCCTCGGATTGGACGGCATGCCCCTGTCCCTGCTGCGCGAGCTCTGCGAGGCTGGCGTCACGCCACATCTCGCCCGCCTTGCCCTGTCCGCTCAGGCCCACGAAATGCGGGCTGAACTGCCCGAGCTTTCGCCCGTCAACTGGACCTCTTTCGCCACCGCCGCCGGACCCGAGGAGCACGGCGTATTCGGCTTCACCCGCATCGACCCGCGCAGCTACGCCGTGGGCATCGTCGATTCCACCGCCGTACGCGTGCCGACCATTTTTGACCGCATCGGCGAGCGCGGCTTGTCCTCGCGCGTCGTGAATCTGCCCAACATGTACCCGGCCCGCCCCATGCGCGGCATGCTGGTGGCGGGCTTCGTCGCTCCGGAGCTGTCTCGCGCGGTGTTTCCGCCTTTCCTTGCCGGACAACTCCGTGCCATGAACTATCGCCTCGAAGCCGACACCGTGCGAGGGCGAGATAATCATGACCTGCTGCTTTCGGAGCTGTCGGCCACCCTCGATGCCCGACTGGCTGCGCTCGATCTCTTTTGGCGCGACATGGCGTGGGATCTGTTCGTGTTCGTGCTCACTGAGCCGGACCGGCTCTTCCATTTTCTCTTTCCGGCCATGCGCGACGTTGCGCATCCCCTGCATGGCGCGTGCATGGAGCTGTTCCGGCATCTGGACCGCGTGGCTGGCGCGCTGCTGGAGCGCTACGACGCCCTGCCCGGACCGAAGCGCCTCGTGGCCCTTGCCGACCACGGCTTTACGGATCTCGTCACCGAGGTGGATATGAACGCGTGGCTGGCCGGGCATGGCTATCTGCGTCTTGAAGGCCATGCGCTCTCGGAGCTGGATGCCTCGGTCATCACGCCATCGACCACGGCCTTCGCGCTCGATCCGGGGCGCATCTATCTGCACACGGCGGAGCGTTTCGCGCGCGGGCGGCTTGGCGCTGTCGACGCCATGGCCCTGCGCCACAGGCTGCGCGAGGAGTTGCTACGCATGGAATACGCCGGACGTCCCGTGATGCGGGCCGTGCACCTGCGTGAGGAACTCTATCCCGGCCCCATGGCTCCCTTCGCTCCGGACCTCGTGTGCGAGGCGCAACCGGGCATGAGCCTCACCGCGAAGTTCGATGGTCGAAGCGTGTTCGGGCTGCACGGGCGCAGCGGAGCGCATGCAGCGGACGGCGCATTCTTCTACGACAGTGCAGGCGAGCGAGCGCACACCACGCGCGACGCGGGCAGGCTGGTGCTGGACTTTTTCGGGTGCAGCACGCAGTATTGA